The Microlunatus antarcticus genome window below encodes:
- a CDS encoding DEAD/DEAH box helicase: protein MSAEQVSPAEAYSRFQERRSSPQLAAFADGYGFGFDDYQREACAHVEAGSGVLVAAPTGAGKTIVGEFAVYLALQQGRKAFYTTPIKALSNQKYADLARRHGSANVGLLTGDSSINSEAPVVVMTTEVLRNMIYAGSRTLDNLGYVVMDEVHYLADRFRGAVWEEVIIGLADSVQVVALSATVSNAEEFGEWLAAVRGEMEVVVSERRPVPLYQHVLAGRTLYDLFADVAPTARPDAAPGRGEVNPGLLKVAREESKYVRDDSRRPRGRSGQGKRNVAYGSGAYGGASSQRAGAGQRPRASLVPSRADMVEQLDRAALLPAIVFIFSRNGCDGAVRQLLGTGVTLTRPEEQSEIAGVLSHHLSGLDPADLRALDYPRFAEALTRGIAAHHAGMLPAFKACVEECFVRGLTKVVFATETLALGINMPARSVVLEKLVKYNGETHADITPGEYTQLTGRAGRRGIDVEGHAVVLWQPGLDPRAVAGLASRRTYPLKSSFAPTYNMAVNLVGAVGRTRARALLEQSFAQFQSDRSVVGLARTLARNAETVTAEWAAAACDKGDFEAYARRRLQIADLEADAARERKADRRAESTQVLLSLKPGDIVRVPAGRSQGWVVVLDPSTREGGGEDDAPRPLVMTEDRQVRRLALVDFPSPPVVAGRMRVPKHFSPKEPASRRNLAAAFRSKLAEIDLGAASLKRPPADAEVAARVEDLRDQQRRDPCHSCPDRETHARVAERALRLERENVRVEERASTRTHTIATAFDRICVVLESLGYLNGEASRAPREQVSDAGRMLARIYGELDLVAAECIRAGVFDGLTVPQLAAVLSSLVFEARRSDDHTRRPRMPDAPSSDAVTQVRRVWREVSLVERDARLTRTGEPEIGFAEVAYGWADGRSLASVLDQTDLTAGDFVRWVRQVVDFAGQVADAAGPGPLRETAHTMVRTMRRGVVTFEADEVDPA from the coding sequence GTGAGTGCGGAACAGGTCAGTCCCGCCGAGGCGTACAGCAGGTTCCAGGAACGGCGCTCCTCGCCGCAGCTGGCGGCGTTCGCCGACGGGTACGGGTTCGGTTTCGACGACTACCAGCGGGAGGCCTGCGCCCACGTCGAGGCCGGCTCCGGTGTGCTGGTCGCCGCCCCGACCGGGGCCGGCAAGACCATCGTCGGCGAGTTCGCGGTCTACCTCGCCCTGCAGCAGGGGCGCAAGGCGTTCTACACGACGCCGATCAAGGCCCTGTCGAACCAGAAGTACGCCGACCTCGCGCGCCGCCACGGCTCGGCGAACGTGGGCCTGCTGACCGGCGACAGCTCGATCAACTCCGAGGCCCCCGTCGTCGTCATGACGACCGAGGTCCTGCGGAACATGATCTACGCGGGCTCGCGCACGCTCGACAACCTCGGATACGTCGTCATGGACGAGGTCCACTACCTCGCCGACCGGTTCCGGGGCGCGGTGTGGGAAGAGGTCATCATCGGCCTCGCCGACTCGGTGCAGGTCGTGGCCCTGTCGGCGACGGTGAGCAACGCCGAGGAGTTCGGCGAGTGGCTCGCCGCCGTACGGGGCGAGATGGAGGTCGTCGTCTCCGAGCGGCGTCCCGTCCCGCTCTACCAGCACGTGCTCGCCGGCCGCACCCTGTACGACCTGTTCGCCGACGTCGCCCCGACCGCCCGCCCCGACGCTGCACCGGGTCGCGGCGAGGTCAACCCCGGCCTGCTCAAGGTCGCCCGCGAGGAGTCCAAGTACGTCCGCGACGACTCGAGGCGGCCGCGGGGACGCAGCGGCCAGGGCAAGCGGAACGTGGCCTACGGCAGCGGCGCGTACGGCGGGGCGAGCAGCCAGCGGGCCGGAGCCGGCCAGCGGCCGCGCGCGTCGCTGGTGCCCAGCCGGGCGGACATGGTCGAGCAGCTCGACCGGGCGGCGCTGCTGCCCGCCATCGTCTTCATCTTCTCCCGCAACGGCTGCGACGGTGCCGTCCGCCAGCTGCTCGGCACGGGCGTGACGCTGACGCGGCCCGAGGAGCAGAGCGAGATCGCCGGGGTCCTCAGCCACCACCTGAGCGGGCTCGACCCGGCCGACCTCCGGGCCCTCGACTACCCGCGCTTCGCCGAGGCCCTGACCCGGGGCATCGCCGCGCACCACGCGGGGATGCTGCCCGCGTTCAAGGCGTGCGTCGAGGAGTGCTTCGTCCGCGGCCTGACCAAGGTCGTCTTCGCCACCGAGACCCTCGCCCTGGGCATCAACATGCCCGCGCGCAGCGTCGTGCTGGAGAAGCTGGTCAAGTACAACGGCGAGACCCACGCCGACATCACGCCGGGGGAGTACACCCAGCTGACGGGCCGCGCCGGCCGGCGCGGCATCGACGTCGAGGGCCACGCCGTCGTGCTGTGGCAGCCGGGTCTGGACCCGCGCGCCGTGGCCGGCCTGGCCTCGCGGCGGACGTACCCGCTCAAGTCGTCCTTCGCGCCGACCTACAACATGGCGGTCAACCTCGTCGGCGCCGTCGGGCGCACCCGGGCCCGGGCGCTGCTGGAGCAGTCGTTCGCCCAGTTCCAGTCCGACCGCTCGGTCGTCGGGCTGGCCCGGACCCTGGCGCGCAACGCCGAGACGGTCACCGCCGAGTGGGCCGCGGCCGCCTGCGACAAGGGCGACTTCGAGGCGTACGCCCGCCGTCGCCTGCAGATCGCCGACCTCGAGGCCGACGCCGCCCGCGAGCGCAAGGCCGACCGGCGGGCCGAGAGCACGCAGGTGCTGCTGAGCCTCAAGCCGGGTGACATCGTCCGGGTGCCCGCCGGGCGCAGCCAGGGCTGGGTCGTGGTGCTCGACCCCTCGACCCGCGAGGGCGGCGGCGAGGACGACGCACCGCGCCCGCTGGTGATGACCGAAGACCGCCAGGTCCGACGGCTGGCCCTGGTGGACTTCCCCAGCCCGCCGGTCGTCGCCGGGCGCATGCGGGTGCCCAAGCACTTCTCGCCCAAGGAGCCCGCGTCGCGGCGCAACCTCGCCGCCGCGTTCCGCTCGAAGCTCGCCGAGATCGACCTCGGTGCCGCCTCGCTGAAGCGTCCGCCCGCCGACGCGGAGGTCGCGGCGCGGGTCGAGGACCTGCGCGACCAGCAGCGCCGCGACCCCTGCCACTCCTGCCCCGACCGGGAGACCCACGCCCGGGTGGCGGAGCGGGCGCTGCGCCTCGAGCGCGAGAACGTCCGCGTCGAGGAGCGCGCGAGCACCCGGACGCACACCATCGCGACGGCCTTCGACCGGATCTGCGTCGTGCTCGAGTCGCTCGGCTACCTCAACGGCGAGGCGTCCCGCGCCCCGCGCGAGCAGGTCAGCGACGCCGGCCGGATGCTCGCGCGGATCTACGGCGAGCTCGACCTGGTCGCGGCCGAGTGCATCCGCGCCGGGGTCTTCGACGGTCTCACCGTCCCGCAGCTCGCCGCCGTGCTGAGCAGCCTCGTCTTCGAGGCCCGGCGCAGCGACGACCACACGCGGCGCCCACGGATGCCGGACGCCCCCTCGAGCGACGCGGTGACCCAGGTCCGTCGCGTCTGGCGCGAGGTCTCCCTCGTCGAGCGCGACGCGCGCCTGACCCGGACGGGGGAGCCGGAGATCGGCTTCGCCGAGGTCGCGTACGGGTGGGCGGACGGGCGGTCCCTCGCCTCGGTGCTCGACCAGACCGACCTCACCGCCGGCGACTTCGTGCGCTGGGTGCGCCAGGTCGTGGACTTCGCGGGCCAGGTCGCCGACGCGGCCGGTCCGGGGCCGCTGCGCGAGACCGCGCACACGATGGTGCGGACGATGCGGCGCGGGGTCGTGACCTTCGAGGCGGACGAGGTCGACCCGGCCTGA
- a CDS encoding glycosyltransferase family 39 protein has translation MPTPAPFRTGSVVVRAVTVFVMTVGLVGAGSWVPTQSRDEAATVSAVTRSWSQLGAMLQNVDVVHSLFYSVMKVWLDQVGISTLTLRLPSVVACGLAAGLVVVLGSLLFTPRAGLLAGLVMAVCPRVTLIGLEGRSAAWFTAAAVLLVLLVVLAVRRPSWAWFLPVALVTAFLGGLHVYAALMLPVLVVWLWAPPEAAGLRRRVWRFGLPRGRLAPLLGLLAGAVPVSLLAWRARGQQAQVDWIDPPTLESLAKIATETVAPLNGVWAVLAWAMAAAGLVWLARHRRGRRGTTFLLVGWAVFPGLALVSVSAVWTPLYSQRYLSFSLGALAVLSGAGLASVRRGWLRFVLAMSLPLASAVTFRDQREVGAWDSWAQIAAIVAYRGNPGDAVIDYPLVSTITVSYPGALGNGPVLNAGADRLTRHYLWDERLPLQAVEPRLRGVQRLWYLSPVADEVQRTTEIRRLRQLGFDGTLLERSDAEQTWLFTRTAAQTERGDQLLRTPG, from the coding sequence GTGCCGACGCCCGCCCCGTTCCGCACGGGGTCGGTGGTGGTCCGGGCGGTGACGGTCTTCGTCATGACCGTCGGGCTGGTCGGCGCCGGCAGCTGGGTCCCGACCCAGTCGCGCGACGAGGCGGCGACGGTGTCGGCGGTCACGCGGTCGTGGTCGCAGCTCGGCGCCATGCTGCAGAACGTGGACGTCGTCCACTCGCTCTTCTACTCGGTGATGAAGGTCTGGCTCGACCAGGTCGGGATCTCGACCCTCACGCTGCGCCTGCCCTCCGTGGTCGCCTGCGGCCTCGCGGCCGGGCTGGTCGTCGTGCTCGGCTCGCTGCTCTTCACCCCGCGCGCCGGCCTGCTGGCGGGACTGGTGATGGCGGTCTGCCCCCGGGTCACGCTGATCGGGCTGGAGGGCCGCTCGGCCGCCTGGTTCACCGCCGCGGCGGTGCTGCTCGTGCTGCTGGTGGTGCTCGCCGTACGCCGTCCCTCGTGGGCCTGGTTCCTGCCGGTCGCCCTGGTGACCGCGTTCCTGGGTGGGCTGCACGTCTACGCGGCGCTGATGCTGCCGGTGCTCGTCGTCTGGCTCTGGGCGCCGCCGGAGGCCGCGGGCCTCCGACGTCGGGTCTGGCGCTTCGGGCTGCCCCGCGGCCGGCTCGCGCCGCTGCTCGGGCTCCTCGCCGGCGCGGTGCCGGTGTCGCTGCTCGCCTGGCGCGCCCGCGGCCAGCAGGCGCAGGTGGACTGGATCGACCCGCCGACGCTGGAGTCGCTGGCCAAGATCGCCACCGAGACCGTCGCCCCGCTGAACGGGGTGTGGGCCGTCCTGGCCTGGGCGATGGCCGCCGCCGGGCTGGTGTGGCTGGCGCGGCACCGCCGGGGCCGGCGGGGGACCACGTTCCTGCTCGTCGGCTGGGCGGTCTTCCCGGGGCTGGCGCTGGTCAGCGTCTCCGCGGTCTGGACGCCGCTCTACTCCCAGCGCTACCTGTCCTTCTCGCTCGGCGCGCTGGCCGTGCTGAGCGGAGCGGGCCTCGCCTCCGTACGGCGGGGCTGGCTCCGGTTCGTGCTGGCCATGAGCCTTCCGCTGGCGTCGGCGGTCACGTTCCGCGACCAGCGCGAGGTGGGGGCGTGGGACAGCTGGGCGCAGATCGCCGCGATCGTGGCCTACCGGGGCAACCCGGGCGACGCGGTCATCGACTACCCGCTCGTCTCGACCATCACCGTCTCCTACCCCGGCGCGCTCGGCAACGGGCCCGTCCTCAACGCGGGTGCGGACCGGCTCACCCGGCACTACCTGTGGGACGAGCGGCTGCCGCTGCAGGCGGTCGAGCCGCGGCTGCGCGGCGTGCAGCGGCTCTGGTACCTCTCGCCGGTCGCCGACGAGGTCCAGCGCACGACCGAGATCCGCCGGCTGCGTCAGCTCGGCTTCGACGGCACCCTGCTGGAGCGCAGCGACGCCGAGCAGACCTGGCTCTTCACCCGGACCGCCGCGCAGACCGAGCGCGGCGACCAGCTGCTCAGAACGCCTGGCTGA